The Pontibacter sp. SGAir0037 DNA segment GTTTGTAACATCACGCCACCTGCGTGACCGCCTGTTCAAAGAAACCGAGAAAAACCTGGCTTTACGCGTACAGGAAACAGACAGAGAAGATACCTTCCTGGTATTTGGTCGTGGTATCCTGCACTTGTCGGTATTAATTGAAACAATGCGCCGTGAAGGCTATGAGCTACAGGTAGGTCAGCCTCAGGTGATTTATAAAGAAATAGATGGCCAGCGCCACGAGCCGATCGAGCACCTGGTTGTTGACGTTCCGGAAGAAACTGCCGGTAAAGTAATTGAACTGGTTACGCAACGTAAAGGCGAGCTCTCTATTATGGAGCCAAAAGGCGATTTACAGCACCTGGAGTTCAACATTCCGGCACGTGGCTTAATCGGTCTTCGTAATAACGTTTTAACAGCCACAGCTGGTGAGGCAATTATGAACCACCGTTTCCTGGCCTACGAGCCTTACAAAGGCCAGATCCCTGGTCGAAACAATGGTTCTATCATCTCGATGGAGACAGGACCGGGTACGGCCTATTCTATAGATAAGCTACAGGATCGTGGTGTGTTCTTTGTAGACCCGGGTGTAGATGTATACATGGGTCAGGTTATTGGAGAGCACAGCCGCCAGAACGATATTACAGTAAACATTCAGAAAGGTAAGAAGCTAACCAACATGCGTGCTTCCGGTTCTGATGATAACGTAAAAATTGCTCCTGCTAAAAACTTCTCTCTAGAAGAAGCCATGGAATACATCCAGAAAGATGAGTACCTGGAGGTAACGCCTAAGAGCATCCGTATGCGCAAGATCTATCTTGATGAGAACGAGCGCAACCGTATGTCTAAGAAAGAAGAAGCTGTATAAGCAATAAAACATACTCTAAATTTTAGAATACCAGGCAGTGTAAACTACCTGGTATTTTTTTTGCCTTAATTGCTGGATATCAGCTGATTTTATAATATTTTTATCATTAAATATTAATAACATTGAATATATGAAATCAACTTTTACCCTTCTATTTTTCCTGCTCATTACTACCATTGCTTCTTATGCACAAGTGCATACTATAAAGTTAAGTAACCAGGCCTTACCTGCTCTCGAAAGAGATTTTTATATTGAACAGGTACTCGACACCAGGAATGTGAAGTATGCTATCGGAGAAGTGCAGAAAGGGGTGTTTAACAATAAAGTAAATGCTAATTTCGCAGCTCCCCTGGAGCAGGAGTTGCTTGCATATGCAACAGCCACTTATCCGAAACAGGAGGGACAAACACCTGTTACTCTTCGTGTGAATAAGCTATGGATTTCAGAGGTAACCTCCATGAGCTCTGAGGCAGGAATAGCTGAAATAGTGGTTGATTTTCTATATAGGAACCAGGACAATTACCAAAGATTGTATACAGCCTCCGCAACTATTTCACAAGGAGGCCTAGATGTCACCAACAAGCATGCAGCCAATATCTCCAAAGTTTTAGATAAATGCCTGCAAACTTTCTCTTCTAAAGATTTTACAATGTTACTTGCTCAGTCTGTAGCGCTTACAGAAGCCGAAGCAAAAGCTCCTTATGATAACAGCAGGATTACAGCCAGTTTTCCTGTTATGCAAACAGATAATTATACTGAAGGTATTTACATGACACTGGACGAATTCCGTGCCAACACACCTGGTATTACCTCTGGGTATGAAATAAAATCTAAAAGCAACTTTAAAAAACCAATGACAAGCGGAGGCGACCTGACACCAGTTCTGCTATCTTCTGATGGAAAGGATAAGAAATTGAAAGACGCCTGGGGCTTTGCCTACAACAACAGTCTTTACATTAATTACTATGGCGTTTATTTCCCGCTAGCCTCCAACGGTCAGAACTTCTTATTTGTAGGTCCTCCATTAGCTAGCGGCACAGGTGCAGTAGCTGCAGGTGCTGCTGTGGGCGGAATTATTGGGGGAGCAATTGCAGG contains these protein-coding regions:
- a CDS encoding DUF6563 family protein is translated as MKSTFTLLFFLLITTIASYAQVHTIKLSNQALPALERDFYIEQVLDTRNVKYAIGEVQKGVFNNKVNANFAAPLEQELLAYATATYPKQEGQTPVTLRVNKLWISEVTSMSSEAGIAEIVVDFLYRNQDNYQRLYTASATISQGGLDVTNKHAANISKVLDKCLQTFSSKDFTMLLAQSVALTEAEAKAPYDNSRITASFPVMQTDNYTEGIYMTLDEFRANTPGITSGYEIKSKSNFKKPMTSGGDLTPVLLSSDGKDKKLKDAWGFAYNNSLYINYYGVYFPLASNGQNFLFVGPPLASGTGAVAAGAAVGGIIGGAIAGGIVAATAKPAVYSLDLVTGIIAPDKSYNDAQEQNGETNITDTKLILYRSAKGEKAMPVHVKVNGVERDLNPGEMIELYLSAAEAETIVCLSEDESNCISLLPAGKKTYYIACNLNDKTTTNKASLQEVDKAKGEYDVKGIVFAQKKQSKK